In one Mycobacterium sp. NBC_00419 genomic region, the following are encoded:
- the mce gene encoding methylmalonyl-CoA epimerase: MTAEQVDARPVLAGALVTAVDHIGIAVPDLDAAIQWYHEHLGMILVHEEINEDQGIREAMLSLRGAGSECAQIQLMAPLDENSTIAKFIDKRGPGIQQMAYRVSDLDAVSEQLRSQGVRLIYEAPRRGTANSRINFIHPKDAGGVLVELVEKAAEH, translated from the coding sequence ATGACCGCTGAGCAAGTTGATGCCCGTCCAGTTCTGGCCGGCGCACTCGTCACGGCCGTTGACCACATCGGCATCGCAGTGCCAGATCTCGACGCTGCGATCCAGTGGTACCACGAGCATCTCGGGATGATCCTCGTGCACGAGGAGATCAACGAAGACCAAGGCATTCGCGAGGCCATGCTGTCGCTGCGCGGCGCGGGCAGCGAGTGCGCCCAGATCCAGCTGATGGCTCCGCTGGACGAGAACTCGACCATCGCCAAGTTCATCGACAAGCGCGGTCCTGGCATCCAGCAGATGGCCTACCGGGTCAGCGATCTCGACGCCGTCTCCGAGCAGCTGCGCAGCCAGGGTGTGCGGCTGATCTACGAAGCCCCCCGGCGAGGAACCGCCAACTCGCGGATCAACTTCATCCACCCCAAGGACGCCGGTGGCGTGCTGGTGGAACTCGTCGAAAAGGCCGCCGAGCACTAG
- the nucS gene encoding endonuclease NucS, which produces MRLVIAQCTVDYIGRLTAHLPSARRLLLVKADGSVSVHADDRAYKPLNWMSPPCWLTEADDGPLPVWVVENKTGEQLRITLEAIEHDSSHELGIDPGLVKDGVEAHLQELLAEHIELLGEGYTLVRREYMTAIGPVDILARDEQGRSVAIEIKRRGEIDGVEQLTRYLELLNRDSLLAPVSGVFAAQQIKPQARTLATDRGIRCLTLDYDKMRGMDSDEFRLF; this is translated from the coding sequence GTGCGCCTCGTGATTGCCCAGTGCACCGTCGACTACATCGGCCGGCTCACCGCCCATCTGCCTTCCGCGCGGCGACTGCTGCTCGTCAAGGCCGACGGTTCGGTCAGCGTGCATGCCGACGACCGTGCGTACAAGCCATTGAACTGGATGAGCCCGCCCTGCTGGCTGACCGAGGCCGACGACGGCCCGCTGCCCGTCTGGGTGGTGGAGAACAAGACGGGCGAACAGCTGCGCATCACGCTGGAGGCCATCGAACACGATTCCAGCCACGAGCTGGGCATCGATCCGGGCTTGGTCAAGGACGGGGTGGAAGCCCACCTGCAGGAGCTGCTCGCCGAACACATCGAGCTGCTCGGCGAGGGCTACACCCTGGTGCGCCGGGAGTACATGACCGCCATCGGCCCGGTGGACATCCTCGCGCGTGACGAACAGGGCCGCTCGGTGGCCATCGAGATCAAACGCCGCGGTGAGATCGACGGCGTCGAGCAGCTCACTCGCTATCTGGAACTGCTCAACCGGGACAGCCTGCTGGCCCCGGTCAGCGGAGTGTTCGCCGCCCAGCAGATCAAACCGCAGGCGCGCACGCTGGCAACCGATCGCGGAATCCGTTGTCTGACACTGGATTACGACAAGATGCGCGGTATGGACAGCGACGAGTTCCGGCTGTTCTGA
- a CDS encoding adenylate/guanylate cyclase domain-containing protein, whose amino-acid sequence MSASPSIAQRLGRVLERVTRQSGRLANTPAYGSLLLGKVTESGPRRRVRIQTLLTVFMLTVNLVGVAVATLLVTVAFPVPSVFTDVPRWLTFIVAPAYAAAALAFGTWWITRRTVNDLRWAIEGRSPTRADQRNAFFTPWRIAIAQLALWAVGTTAFTILYGMYDPNFIPRLSFGVGVVGVVVATSAYLFTEFALRPVAAQALAAGPPPHRLAPGIMGRTMTVWMLSSGLPVIGIGLVALFSLLLKNLTKTQLEVGILISSVATLIFGFLLTWILAWLIATPVRVVRSALKRVEDGDLDANLVVFDGTELGELQRGFNSMVNGLRERERVRDLFGRHVGREVAAAAELQRPTLGGEERHVAVLFVDIVGSTQFVNTLPPKDVVALLNRFFAVVVEEVDRHRGMVNKFEGDATLAIFGAPVTLDNPEDDALAAARAIVARLEREVPECAAGIGVAAGQVVAGNVGANERFEYTVIGEPVNEAARLSELAKSRPHGVLASAVTIEAAGGDERRHWEPAESVTLRGYEQPTRLATLALLN is encoded by the coding sequence ATGAGTGCCAGCCCGAGCATCGCGCAGCGGTTGGGCCGTGTCCTGGAGCGGGTCACCCGGCAGAGTGGACGGCTGGCCAACACCCCGGCGTACGGGTCGTTGCTGCTGGGCAAGGTCACCGAGAGCGGGCCCCGGCGGCGGGTGCGGATCCAGACCCTGCTCACCGTGTTCATGCTGACGGTCAACCTCGTCGGGGTCGCGGTGGCCACGCTGCTGGTGACGGTGGCCTTCCCGGTGCCCAGCGTGTTCACTGACGTGCCCCGCTGGCTGACCTTCATCGTGGCTCCCGCCTACGCTGCTGCGGCGCTGGCCTTCGGCACCTGGTGGATCACCCGCCGCACGGTCAACGATCTGCGCTGGGCGATCGAGGGCCGATCCCCGACCCGCGCCGATCAGCGCAACGCCTTCTTCACGCCGTGGCGCATCGCGATCGCCCAGCTCGCCCTCTGGGCGGTGGGCACGACGGCGTTCACCATCCTCTACGGGATGTACGACCCCAACTTCATTCCCCGGCTGTCGTTCGGGGTCGGAGTGGTTGGGGTGGTTGTGGCCACCAGCGCATATCTGTTCACCGAGTTCGCGCTGCGGCCGGTGGCCGCGCAGGCGCTCGCCGCCGGCCCACCACCACACCGGCTGGCGCCGGGAATCATGGGCCGCACCATGACGGTGTGGATGTTGAGCTCCGGCCTACCCGTGATCGGCATCGGTCTGGTGGCGCTGTTCTCACTGCTGCTGAAGAACCTCACCAAGACTCAGCTGGAGGTCGGCATCCTGATCTCCTCGGTTGCCACGCTGATCTTCGGCTTCCTGCTGACCTGGATTCTGGCCTGGCTCATCGCCACCCCCGTACGGGTCGTGCGCTCGGCGCTCAAGCGCGTCGAGGACGGCGATCTGGACGCCAACCTGGTGGTGTTCGACGGCACCGAACTCGGGGAATTGCAGCGCGGGTTCAACTCGATGGTGAACGGGCTGCGCGAGCGCGAGCGGGTGCGCGATCTGTTCGGCCGCCACGTCGGACGAGAGGTGGCCGCCGCAGCCGAACTGCAACGCCCGACCCTCGGCGGCGAAGAGCGCCATGTCGCAGTCCTTTTCGTCGATATCGTCGGGTCCACCCAGTTCGTCAACACGCTGCCGCCCAAGGACGTCGTCGCACTGCTCAACCGGTTCTTCGCAGTGGTCGTCGAAGAGGTGGACCGCCATCGCGGCATGGTCAACAAATTCGAGGGCGATGCGACGCTGGCGATCTTCGGTGCGCCGGTCACGCTCGACAATCCCGAGGACGATGCGCTGGCCGCAGCCAGGGCGATCGTCGCGCGGCTTGAACGTGAGGTACCCGAGTGCGCGGCGGGCATCGGCGTGGCCGCCGGGCAGGTGGTCGCCGGCAACGTCGGGGCCAACGAACGTTTCGAGTACACGGTGATCGGCGAGCCGGTCAACGAGGCCGCCCGCCTCTCGGAGCTGGCCAAGTCCCGCCCGCACGGGGTGCTGGCCTCGGCGGTCACCATCGAGGCCGCCGGCGGCGACGAACGCCGCCACTGGGAGCCGGCCGAGTCGGTGACGCTGCGCGGCTACGAACAGCCCACCCGGCTGGCCACGCTGGCCCTGCTGAATTAA
- the glsA gene encoding glutaminase A, producing MAHLVQRYLDQVVAEYAGVTDGALADYIPELSDVDPSGFGLAVSSSDGYVYESGSARTEFTIQSISKPFTYALALDQVGETAVDTKIGVEPSGEAFNEISVDDKTKTPKNAMINAGAIAAVALVPGASPDERFDKIRDFYSACAGRPLELDEPVYRSEKATGSRNRAIAYMLESFGVLADDPDDVLDVYFRQCSLRVTSVDLARMGATLARGGVNPQTGRRVTSTRVVQRTLSVMVTCGMYNAAGDWVSAVGLPAKSGVGGGIVAVLPGQLGIGVYSPLLDARGNSVRGVLVCRSLSERLGLHFLTVSRESRSTIRAIYEPAEGIRVYELHGDLMFAGAEQVARIVDREAADFEVAIVDVTRTDDINDSARALLAGMSQELRDAGKLGFVVDPDRVVIRPDRGFDDVVFSTVEDAVAACAKPTG from the coding sequence GTGGCCCACCTGGTGCAGCGCTACCTCGACCAGGTGGTGGCGGAGTATGCCGGAGTCACCGACGGCGCCCTGGCCGACTACATCCCTGAACTGAGCGACGTCGACCCGTCGGGATTTGGACTGGCGGTGTCCTCATCGGACGGTTATGTCTACGAATCGGGTTCTGCCCGAACAGAATTCACCATCCAATCCATCTCCAAACCGTTCACCTACGCGCTGGCCCTCGACCAGGTGGGGGAGACCGCGGTGGACACCAAGATCGGCGTCGAACCCTCCGGCGAGGCGTTCAACGAGATCAGCGTCGACGACAAGACCAAGACGCCGAAGAACGCGATGATCAACGCGGGGGCGATCGCGGCCGTCGCCCTGGTGCCCGGGGCCAGCCCCGACGAGCGGTTCGACAAGATCCGCGATTTCTACTCCGCGTGCGCGGGCCGGCCACTGGAACTCGATGAGCCCGTCTACCGATCCGAGAAGGCCACCGGCAGCCGCAACCGCGCGATCGCCTACATGCTGGAGAGCTTCGGGGTGCTCGCCGACGACCCCGACGACGTCCTCGACGTCTACTTCCGGCAGTGCTCGCTGCGCGTGACGAGCGTCGATCTGGCCCGCATGGGCGCCACCCTGGCCCGCGGCGGGGTCAACCCGCAGACCGGGCGGCGGGTCACCAGCACCCGGGTAGTGCAACGAACGCTGTCGGTGATGGTCACCTGCGGGATGTACAACGCCGCAGGCGACTGGGTCAGCGCGGTGGGCCTACCGGCGAAGAGCGGGGTGGGCGGCGGTATCGTCGCGGTGCTGCCGGGGCAGCTCGGTATCGGCGTGTACTCGCCGCTGCTGGATGCCCGTGGCAACAGCGTGCGCGGAGTCCTAGTGTGCCGCAGCCTCTCCGAGCGGTTGGGCCTGCACTTCCTGACGGTCAGCCGGGAATCGCGTTCGACCATCCGCGCGATCTATGAACCCGCCGAGGGGATCCGCGTCTACGAGTTGCACGGCGACCTGATGTTCGCCGGGGCTGAGCAGGTCGCCCGGATCGTCGACCGTGAGGCCGCCGACTTCGAGGTGGCCATCGTCGACGTCACCCGTACCGACGACATCAACGATTCCGCCCGCGCGCTGCTGGCGGGAATGAGCCAGGAACTGCGTGACGCCGGCAAGCTGGGGTTCGTCGTCGACCCCGACCGGGTGGTCATCCGGCCCGATCGTGGGTTCGACGACGTCGTGTTCAGCACCGTCGAGGATGCGGTGGCGGCCTGCGCAAAACCGACTGGTTAA
- a CDS encoding DUF3817 domain-containing protein, translating into MTSTFDIRSTAGRFRVVALAEALTWVGLLIGMYFKYLGSPRTEIGVKIFGMAHGLVFIAFVVTAVLAGIAYSWRLGTWLLALLGSIVPLGSVIFLIWADRSAKLGPETTSDHSGKGSAAASDSAPLRT; encoded by the coding sequence ATGACGAGCACATTCGATATCCGTAGCACCGCGGGACGGTTCCGCGTGGTGGCGCTGGCCGAAGCCCTGACGTGGGTGGGCCTGCTAATCGGCATGTACTTCAAGTACCTGGGCAGCCCGCGCACCGAGATTGGCGTGAAGATCTTCGGGATGGCTCACGGGCTGGTGTTCATCGCGTTCGTGGTCACCGCGGTGCTGGCCGGTATCGCCTATTCCTGGCGTCTGGGAACGTGGTTGCTGGCGTTGCTGGGCAGCATTGTGCCGCTCGGCAGTGTGATCTTCCTCATATGGGCGGATCGGAGCGCGAAATTGGGCCCCGAAACCACCTCTGACCACTCCGGGAAGGGGTCTGCAGCGGCGTCGGATTCGGCTCCGTTGCGGACATGA
- a CDS encoding thiolase family protein — protein sequence MADNVWILGIYMTKFGKHKDADILDLGSEAAFGALADAGVSIADIGVIGAGNLMGAPGFGQTLQKQIGQTGVPVFNVNNACATGATALRVAVMAIKAGETDMGLAVGVEKLAGAGLLTGNARAAEGGQWVREGRFGAVAPLDGRVGTETMPGVFAQIGLEYGHRYGGADFELFASISEKNHAHSTLNPKAAYQKRFTLDEIMNDLMIAYPNTRPMCSANCDGAAAAVVVSETKLRTLSLEQQRRAVKISASILTSDPYQEACQMLPDVNTLTRQAATQAYEQAGIGPQDLDLVELHDCFATAELVHYDNLQLCEPGGAVDFFKSGAPWRDGRMPVNVSGGLESKGHPVSATGIANIWEIATHLRGEAGERQIEGAKVGLAHVIGLGSACGIHVLEKSAL from the coding sequence ATGGCTGACAACGTGTGGATCCTGGGCATCTACATGACCAAGTTCGGCAAGCACAAAGATGCCGACATCCTCGATCTCGGTTCGGAGGCCGCCTTCGGCGCGCTGGCCGACGCCGGGGTGTCGATCGCCGACATCGGCGTCATCGGTGCCGGAAACCTCATGGGCGCACCAGGTTTCGGCCAGACGCTGCAGAAGCAGATCGGCCAGACGGGTGTGCCGGTCTTCAACGTGAACAACGCCTGCGCCACCGGGGCGACCGCGCTGCGGGTGGCGGTGATGGCGATCAAGGCGGGTGAAACCGACATGGGTCTGGCCGTCGGTGTCGAGAAGCTCGCCGGTGCGGGCCTGCTCACCGGCAATGCCCGGGCCGCGGAAGGCGGCCAATGGGTGCGCGAGGGCCGCTTCGGTGCCGTCGCTCCGCTCGACGGCCGGGTCGGCACCGAAACCATGCCGGGAGTGTTCGCCCAGATCGGGTTGGAGTACGGCCACCGCTACGGCGGCGCGGACTTCGAGCTGTTCGCCTCGATCTCGGAGAAGAACCACGCGCATTCGACACTGAACCCCAAGGCGGCCTACCAGAAGCGCTTCACCCTCGACGAGATCATGAACGACCTGATGATCGCCTACCCGAACACCCGGCCGATGTGCTCGGCCAACTGTGACGGTGCGGCCGCGGCGGTCGTGGTCAGCGAGACCAAACTACGCACCCTCTCGCTCGAGCAGCAGCGTCGCGCCGTCAAGATCAGCGCCTCGATCCTGACCTCCGATCCCTACCAGGAGGCCTGCCAGATGCTGCCCGACGTCAACACGTTGACCCGGCAAGCCGCCACCCAGGCCTACGAGCAGGCCGGAATCGGGCCGCAGGATCTGGACCTGGTCGAACTCCACGACTGCTTCGCCACTGCCGAACTCGTGCACTACGACAATCTGCAGCTGTGTGAACCCGGTGGCGCGGTGGACTTCTTCAAGTCCGGTGCCCCGTGGCGCGACGGCAGGATGCCGGTCAACGTCTCCGGCGGACTGGAGTCCAAGGGCCATCCGGTCTCGGCCACCGGCATCGCCAACATCTGGGAGATCGCCACCCACCTGCGCGGCGAGGCGGGCGAACGCCAGATCGAGGGCGCGAAGGTCGGCTTGGCGCACGTCATCGGCCTCGGCTCGGCCTGCGGCATCCACGTTCTGGAGAAGTCGGCGCTCTAG
- the trhA gene encoding PAQR family membrane homeostasis protein TrhA has product MRGDGPDDDLPQVLADTVTEFLGTPRARGWIHLCSAAVAVVAGAALVPVAFIAASPRAGWATLIYTVTIIAMFGVSATYHLRRWGSPTAEKWMKRTDHSVIFVFIVGSYTPFALLAMPPSTGAHVLTIVCAGAAAGIALKMMWPSAPRWFGVPLYLLLGYAAIWFAGTLLHGAGLAVVVLLVAGGVLYNIGAVLYGLRWPNPWPQSFGHHEFFHAFTAAAATCHYIAVWLLIV; this is encoded by the coding sequence ATGCGCGGCGATGGCCCCGATGACGATCTGCCTCAGGTTCTCGCCGACACCGTCACCGAGTTCCTGGGCACGCCGCGGGCGCGCGGCTGGATCCATCTCTGCTCGGCGGCCGTCGCGGTCGTCGCCGGCGCGGCCCTGGTGCCGGTCGCCTTCATCGCGGCCTCCCCGCGGGCCGGATGGGCCACCCTGATCTACACCGTCACCATCATCGCCATGTTCGGCGTGAGCGCCACCTACCACCTGCGGCGGTGGGGTTCACCGACGGCCGAGAAATGGATGAAGCGCACCGACCACTCGGTGATCTTCGTCTTCATCGTCGGCAGCTACACCCCGTTTGCGCTGCTGGCGATGCCGCCGAGCACCGGGGCGCACGTGCTGACGATCGTGTGCGCCGGCGCCGCGGCCGGTATCGCTCTGAAGATGATGTGGCCGTCTGCTCCGCGGTGGTTCGGCGTCCCGCTGTACCTGCTGCTCGGATACGCCGCAATCTGGTTCGCCGGCACGCTGTTGCACGGCGCGGGGTTAGCCGTCGTGGTCCTGCTCGTCGCCGGTGGCGTGCTCTACAACATCGGCGCGGTCCTCTACGGGCTGCGCTGGCCCAACCCGTGGCCACAGTCGTTCGGCCACCACGAGTTCTTTCACGCGTTCACCGCGGCGGCGGCCACCTGCCATTACATCGCCGTCTGGCTGCTGATCGTCTAG
- the glgB gene encoding 1,4-alpha-glucan branching protein GlgB has product MTRTEKLASPYLAPDPGEVARLVAGVHHDPHSILGAHEYDDHTVIRALRPHAQQVAAIVGGRRHDFTHVDSGLFAVALPFTNLADYRLEVRYPAGDGQSHTLTVADGYRFLPTLGEMDLHLFAEGRHERLWEILGAHPRSFTTPDGVVDGVSFAVWAPNAKGVSLIGEFNHWDGNDAPMRVLGSSGVWELFWPDFPVDGLYKFRVHGIDGSVTDRADPFAFATEVPPQTASKVNVSHYTWDDTDWMTQRANHNPVFEPMSTYEVHLGSWRPGLSYRQLAEQLTDYVVAQGFTHVELLPVAEHPFGGSWGYQVTSYYAPTSRFGSPDDFRFLVDALHQAGIGVIVDWVPAHFPKDGWALGRFDGTALYEHSDPRRGEQLDWGTYVFDFGRPEVRNFLVANALYWLQEYHIDGLRVDAVASMLYLDYSRPADGWTPNIYGGRENLEAVQFLQEMNATVHKAAPGIVTIAEESTSWPGVTRPTNLGGLGFSMKWNMGWMHDTLDYISRDPIYRTYHHGELTFSLLYAFSENFVLPISHDEVVHGKGTLWGRMPGNDHVKAAGLRSLLAYQWAHPGKQLLFMGQEFGQRAEWSEERGLDWYQLDENSYSGGVLRFVTDINQIYRSRPALWSQDTRPEGYSWIDANDSANNVLSFLRYGSDGSVLACVFNFSGAEHSRYRLGLPHAGSWREVLNSDATIYNGAGAGNFGAVEATDDPWHGRPASATLVLPPTSAIWLEPAP; this is encoded by the coding sequence ATGACGAGGACAGAGAAGCTCGCCAGCCCATACCTGGCGCCGGATCCCGGCGAGGTGGCCCGCCTGGTGGCCGGGGTGCACCACGATCCACACAGCATCCTGGGCGCCCACGAGTACGACGACCACACGGTGATCCGTGCGCTGCGCCCGCACGCGCAACAGGTGGCCGCGATCGTCGGTGGCCGGCGCCACGACTTCACCCACGTCGATTCCGGCCTGTTCGCGGTGGCGCTGCCGTTCACGAACCTCGCCGACTACCGCCTCGAGGTCAGGTACCCGGCCGGCGACGGTCAGTCGCACACCCTCACCGTCGCCGACGGCTATCGGTTCCTGCCCACGCTGGGCGAGATGGACCTGCACCTGTTCGCCGAGGGCCGCCATGAGCGGCTGTGGGAGATCCTCGGCGCCCACCCGCGGTCGTTCACCACACCTGACGGCGTGGTCGACGGTGTCTCGTTCGCCGTGTGGGCTCCGAATGCCAAGGGCGTCAGCCTGATCGGCGAGTTCAACCACTGGGACGGCAACGACGCCCCGATGCGGGTGCTGGGGTCCTCCGGGGTGTGGGAGCTGTTCTGGCCCGACTTCCCCGTCGACGGTCTCTACAAGTTCCGGGTGCACGGTATCGACGGCTCGGTCACCGACCGCGCCGACCCGTTCGCCTTCGCCACCGAGGTACCGCCGCAGACCGCGTCGAAAGTGAACGTGTCGCACTACACCTGGGACGACACCGACTGGATGACGCAGCGGGCGAACCACAATCCGGTGTTCGAGCCGATGAGTACCTATGAGGTGCATCTGGGCTCGTGGCGCCCGGGACTGAGCTACCGCCAGCTCGCCGAGCAACTGACCGACTATGTTGTCGCCCAGGGCTTCACCCACGTCGAATTGCTGCCGGTCGCCGAGCATCCGTTCGGCGGGTCCTGGGGCTATCAGGTGACGTCCTACTACGCGCCGACGTCGCGGTTCGGCTCCCCCGACGATTTCCGCTTCCTGGTGGACGCGCTGCACCAGGCCGGCATCGGGGTGATCGTCGACTGGGTGCCCGCACACTTCCCGAAGGACGGCTGGGCGCTCGGGCGCTTCGACGGCACCGCGCTCTATGAGCATTCCGACCCGCGCCGTGGTGAGCAACTCGACTGGGGCACTTATGTGTTCGACTTCGGGCGGCCCGAGGTGCGCAACTTCCTGGTGGCCAACGCGCTGTACTGGCTGCAGGAGTACCACATCGACGGCCTGCGGGTGGACGCCGTGGCCTCGATGCTCTACCTGGACTACTCCCGCCCGGCCGACGGCTGGACGCCGAACATCTACGGCGGCCGGGAGAACCTCGAGGCGGTGCAGTTCCTGCAGGAGATGAACGCCACCGTCCACAAGGCAGCACCGGGCATCGTCACGATCGCCGAGGAGTCGACGTCCTGGCCCGGTGTCACCCGACCGACCAACCTTGGCGGCCTTGGCTTTTCGATGAAGTGGAATATGGGGTGGATGCACGACACCCTGGACTACATCAGCCGCGACCCGATCTATCGCACCTATCACCATGGTGAACTGACGTTCTCGTTGCTGTATGCGTTCAGCGAGAACTTCGTCCTGCCGATCAGCCACGACGAGGTGGTGCACGGCAAGGGCACGCTGTGGGGCCGCATGCCGGGCAACGACCACGTCAAGGCGGCCGGGCTGCGCAGTCTGCTCGCCTACCAGTGGGCGCACCCCGGCAAGCAGCTGCTGTTCATGGGCCAGGAGTTCGGCCAGCGCGCCGAGTGGTCCGAGGAACGCGGGCTGGACTGGTATCAACTCGACGAGAACAGCTACTCCGGCGGGGTGCTCAGGTTCGTCACCGACATCAACCAGATTTATCGCAGCCGCCCCGCGCTGTGGAGCCAGGACACCCGGCCTGAGGGCTATTCCTGGATCGACGCCAACGACTCGGCCAACAACGTGCTGAGCTTCCTGCGCTACGGCAGCGACGGGTCGGTGCTGGCTTGCGTGTTCAACTTCTCCGGCGCCGAGCACAGCCGCTACCGGCTGGGTCTGCCGCACGCAGGCAGCTGGCGGGAGGTGCTCAACAGCGACGCGACGATCTACAACGGCGCGGGGGCGGGCAACTTCGGCGCCGTCGAGGCCACCGACGACCCGTGGCACGGTCGCCCGGCCTCTGCGACGCTGGTGCTACCGCCCACGTCGGCGATCTGGCTCGAACCGGCCCCCTGA
- a CDS encoding tetratricopeptide repeat protein produces MTRPRPPISPALAGAIDLSGLKQRAQAPAGGAAPAGGAAPAGGVEITEANFEAEVLVRSGQLPVVVVLWSPRSEVCVELIDVFAALAAADNGKWSLATVNVDVVPRVAQMFGIEAVPTVVALAGGQPLASFQGPQPPEQLRRWVDSLLAATAGKLAGAAESDAEPVDPAVDQAREHLESGDFPAAAAAYQAILDTDPNHVEAKGALRQITFLQRATAQRPDALAVAAAAPDDIEAAFAAADVELLNQDVGAAFDRLIALVRRTAGDERTSVRTRLIELFELFDPADPDVIKGRRNLANALY; encoded by the coding sequence GTGACACGTCCACGCCCCCCGATCTCGCCGGCTTTGGCCGGTGCCATCGACCTTTCGGGACTCAAGCAACGGGCCCAGGCGCCTGCCGGCGGCGCGGCACCTGCTGGCGGTGCGGCACCCGCCGGTGGTGTTGAGATCACCGAAGCCAACTTCGAAGCCGAGGTGCTGGTCCGCTCCGGTCAGCTCCCGGTGGTCGTGGTGCTCTGGTCGCCGCGCAGTGAAGTCTGCGTCGAGCTGATCGACGTCTTCGCCGCCCTGGCCGCCGCCGACAACGGAAAGTGGTCGCTGGCCACGGTCAACGTCGACGTGGTGCCGCGGGTCGCGCAGATGTTCGGCATCGAGGCCGTGCCGACCGTGGTCGCGCTGGCCGGTGGTCAGCCGCTGGCCAGTTTCCAGGGTCCGCAGCCCCCCGAACAGTTGCGGCGGTGGGTCGACTCGCTGCTGGCGGCAACAGCCGGAAAGCTCGCCGGTGCAGCCGAATCCGATGCCGAGCCGGTCGACCCCGCGGTGGACCAGGCGCGCGAGCATCTGGAGTCCGGTGACTTCCCGGCCGCCGCAGCGGCCTATCAGGCCATCCTCGACACCGACCCCAACCACGTCGAGGCCAAGGGTGCGCTGCGGCAGATCACCTTTCTGCAGCGCGCCACCGCGCAACGGCCCGACGCCCTCGCGGTGGCTGCCGCGGCCCCCGACGACATCGAGGCAGCGTTCGCCGCGGCCGACGTGGAACTGCTCAATCAGGATGTCGGCGCCGCCTTCGACCGGCTGATCGCCCTGGTGCGGCGAACAGCCGGCGACGAGCGCACCTCGGTGCGCACCCGGCTCATCGAGCTCTTCGAGCTGTTCGACCCCGCCGATCCGGACGTGATCAAGGGCCGGCGCAACCTCGCCAACGCGCTGTACTAG
- a CDS encoding acetyl-CoA C-acetyltransferase has product MTTSVIVAGARTPIGKLSGSLKGFSGSDLGAIAIRAALEKAGVPASLVEYVIMGQVLTAGAGQMPARQSAVGAGIGWDVPALTINKMCLSGIDSIALADQLIRAGEFDVVVAGGQESMTRAPHLLMNSRDGYKYGDVTMLDHLAYDGLHDVFTDQPMGALTEQRNDADKFTRLEQDEFAASSHQKAAAAWKDGVFADEVVPVSIPQRKGDPIEFAEDEGIRANTTAESLSGLKPSFRKDGTITAGSASQISDGGCAVVVMKKTKAQELGLSWLCEIGAHGVVAGPDSTLQSQPANAIKKAVAREGITVDQLDVLEINEAFAAVSLASTRELGVDPAKVNLNGGAIALGHPIGMSGARITLHAALELSRRGSGYAVAALCGAGGQGDALILRAG; this is encoded by the coding sequence ATGACGACGTCTGTGATCGTTGCTGGAGCACGTACACCGATCGGCAAACTGTCGGGTTCGCTCAAGGGTTTCTCGGGCAGCGATCTGGGCGCGATCGCCATCAGGGCCGCCCTGGAGAAGGCCGGTGTCCCCGCCTCGCTGGTTGAGTACGTGATCATGGGCCAGGTGCTGACCGCCGGTGCCGGCCAGATGCCGGCCCGCCAGTCGGCGGTGGGGGCCGGGATCGGCTGGGACGTGCCCGCGCTGACCATCAACAAGATGTGCCTGTCCGGCATCGACTCCATCGCACTGGCTGACCAGCTGATCCGCGCCGGTGAGTTCGACGTGGTGGTGGCCGGCGGCCAGGAGTCCATGACCAGGGCGCCGCACCTGCTGATGAACAGCCGCGATGGCTACAAGTACGGCGACGTCACGATGCTCGATCATCTGGCCTACGACGGCCTGCACGACGTGTTCACCGACCAGCCGATGGGTGCCCTCACCGAGCAGCGCAACGACGCCGACAAGTTCACCCGTCTCGAGCAGGACGAGTTTGCCGCGAGCTCACACCAGAAGGCCGCAGCGGCCTGGAAAGACGGGGTGTTCGCCGACGAGGTCGTCCCGGTATCGATCCCGCAGCGCAAGGGTGATCCGATCGAGTTCGCCGAAGACGAGGGCATCCGTGCCAACACCACCGCCGAGTCGCTGTCCGGGCTCAAGCCGTCCTTCCGCAAGGACGGCACCATCACCGCCGGATCGGCCTCCCAAATCTCCGACGGCGGTTGCGCTGTCGTGGTGATGAAGAAGACCAAGGCGCAGGAGCTGGGCCTGAGCTGGCTCTGCGAGATCGGCGCCCACGGTGTGGTCGCCGGCCCCGATTCCACCCTGCAGTCCCAGCCCGCCAACGCCATCAAGAAGGCCGTGGCCCGGGAAGGCATCACCGTCGACCAACTCGACGTCCTCGAGATCAACGAGGCGTTCGCCGCGGTCTCGCTGGCATCGACCCGGGAGTTGGGCGTCGACCCGGCCAAGGTCAACCTCAACGGCGGGGCGATCGCGCTGGGCCATCCGATCGGTATGTCGGGTGCGCGCATCACCCTGCACGCCGCCTTGGAGCTGTCCCGGCGCGGTTCGGGCTATGCGGTGGCGGCGCTGTGCGGTGCCGGTGGCCAGGGCGACGCGTTGATCCTCCGCGCCGGCTGA